The following coding sequences lie in one Drosophila sulfurigaster albostrigata strain 15112-1811.04 chromosome 2R, ASM2355843v2, whole genome shotgun sequence genomic window:
- the LOC133838868 gene encoding esterase B1-like isoform X1, translated as MEVHVGFPKLLQMGAKFVGHKVQQYRLSTSNTVIVETKYGRVRGLQRKTIYDGELYYAFEGIPYAKPPLGDLRFRAPQPPESWEGVRNCTTYNEKPLQRNMIMGLMEGSEDCLYLNVYAKSMESAKPLPVMVWIYGGGFQKGEASRDLYSPDYFMKQPVILVTINYRLGALGFLSLKDPKLDVPGNAGLKDQVQALRWISQNIGHFNGDPNNITLFGESAGAASTHIMMTTEQTRGLFHKAILQSGCALSAWADTPDRNWAYRLAQQMGYKGSQADADVLQYLSKASARQIASVDQDVVTQDEMRSFYLFAFGPVVEPYETSHCVVPKPHKDMLTSAWGNRIPVIVGGNSFEGLFSYQLVRNDPWVMTHFDNIIPNEVSEACTPEQLQQLVRRLKQVYFGDEQRERMELLEALYIFSHRQIWHDLHRMVMARLSYAPSATYLYRFDFDSSHFNQFRWLVCGNRVRGVSHADELSYLFYNVLATKLNKSSEEYITIERMVAMWTAFAANSDPNCYVTDSAKWSKVDPTSNGAHNCYNISNDMEMMALPEAKALAVWDTFYERESLY; from the exons atggaagTGCACGTTGGATTTCCGAAGCTGCTGCAGATGGGCGCCAA ATTCGTCGGCCATAAGGTACAGCAATATCGCTTGTCTACTAGTAATACAGTCATTGTGGAAACAAAATACGGTCGTGTGCGAGGCCTCCAGCGAAAGACCATCTATGATGGAGAGCTTTATTACGCCTTCGAGGGGATCCCCTACGCCAAGCCACCGCTGGGTGACTTGCGTTTTCGCGCACCGCAACCACCGGAGTCTTGGGAGGGAGTCCGCAACTGCACCACGTACAATGAGAAGCCATTACAACGGAACATGATAATGGGCCTGATGGAGGGCTCGGAGGATTGCCTGTATCTTAATGTATACGCGAAGAGCATGGAGTCCGCAAAGCCGCTGCCCGTCATGGTTTGGATCTATGGCGGTGGCTTTCAAAAGGGCGAAGCTTCTAGAGATCTCTACAGTCCCGACTATTTCATGAAACAGCCGGTTATTCTTGTGACCATTAATTATCGTCTTGGCGCTCTGG GTTTCCTCAGCCTGAAAGATCCGAAACTGGATGTGCCGGGCAACGCTGGCCTTAAGGATCAGGTGCAGGCATTGCGATGGATCAGCCAGAATATAGGACACTTCAACGGCGATCCCAACAACATAACACTGTTCGGCGAGAGTGCTGGTGCTGCTTCTACGCACATTATGATGACCACCGAACAAACGCGAGGTCTTTTCCATAAGGCCATATTGCAATCGGGCTGTGCATTGTCTGCCTGGGCAGATACACCAGATCGCAACTGGGCCTATCGTCTGGCCCAGCAGATGGGATACAAGGGCAGCCAGGCGGATGCAGATGTGCTGCAGTATCTAAGCAAGGCATCTGCACGGCAAATTGCTTCTGTTGATCAGGATGTCGTCACGCAGGATGAGATGCGTAGCTTTTATCTGTTCGCCTTTGGGCCTGTCGTGGAGCCATATGAGACTTCACATTGTGTGGTGCCAAAGCCACACAAAGATATGCTGACCAGTGCCTGGGGCAACAGAATTCCTGTTATCGTAGGCGGCAACTCTTTTGAGGGTCTGTTCTCTTATCAGCTCGTGCGCAACGATCCGTGGGTCATGACTCACTTTGATAACATAATACCGAATGAAGTGAGCGAAGCTTGCACACcggagcaactgcagcagctaGTGCGTCGGCTGAAGCAGGTATACTTTGGAGATGAGCAGCGGGAACGCATGGAGCTGCTTGAAGCCCTTTATATATTCTCGCACAGACAAATCTGGCATGACCTTCATCGAATGGTGATGGCAAGACTCAGCTATGCGCCATCAGCAACGTATTTGTACCGCTTTGACTTCGATTCTTCGCACTTCAATCAGTTTCGATGGCTCGTCTGTGGCAATCGGGTGCGAGGGGTTTCCCATGCTGACGAGCTCTCCTATCTATTCTATAATGTGCTGGCCACTAAACTGAACAAATCGTCAGAAGAATATATCACAATCGAGCGAATGGTGGCCATGTGGACGGCTTTTGCTGCCAATAGTGATCCCAATTGCTATGTCACAGATTCGGCCAAGTGGTCTAAAGTGGATCCAACTTCGAATGGAGCTCACAATTGCTACAATATCAGCAATGATATGGAAATGATGGCACTGCCTGAGGCCAAAGCGTTAGCGGTCTGGGATACTTTCTATGAACGAGAGTCCCTTTACTAA
- the LOC133838868 gene encoding esterase B1-like isoform X2 — protein MIMGLMEGSEDCLYLNVYAKSMESAKPLPVMVWIYGGGFQKGEASRDLYSPDYFMKQPVILVTINYRLGALGFLSLKDPKLDVPGNAGLKDQVQALRWISQNIGHFNGDPNNITLFGESAGAASTHIMMTTEQTRGLFHKAILQSGCALSAWADTPDRNWAYRLAQQMGYKGSQADADVLQYLSKASARQIASVDQDVVTQDEMRSFYLFAFGPVVEPYETSHCVVPKPHKDMLTSAWGNRIPVIVGGNSFEGLFSYQLVRNDPWVMTHFDNIIPNEVSEACTPEQLQQLVRRLKQVYFGDEQRERMELLEALYIFSHRQIWHDLHRMVMARLSYAPSATYLYRFDFDSSHFNQFRWLVCGNRVRGVSHADELSYLFYNVLATKLNKSSEEYITIERMVAMWTAFAANSDPNCYVTDSAKWSKVDPTSNGAHNCYNISNDMEMMALPEAKALAVWDTFYERESLY, from the exons ATGATAATGGGCCTGATGGAGGGCTCGGAGGATTGCCTGTATCTTAATGTATACGCGAAGAGCATGGAGTCCGCAAAGCCGCTGCCCGTCATGGTTTGGATCTATGGCGGTGGCTTTCAAAAGGGCGAAGCTTCTAGAGATCTCTACAGTCCCGACTATTTCATGAAACAGCCGGTTATTCTTGTGACCATTAATTATCGTCTTGGCGCTCTGG GTTTCCTCAGCCTGAAAGATCCGAAACTGGATGTGCCGGGCAACGCTGGCCTTAAGGATCAGGTGCAGGCATTGCGATGGATCAGCCAGAATATAGGACACTTCAACGGCGATCCCAACAACATAACACTGTTCGGCGAGAGTGCTGGTGCTGCTTCTACGCACATTATGATGACCACCGAACAAACGCGAGGTCTTTTCCATAAGGCCATATTGCAATCGGGCTGTGCATTGTCTGCCTGGGCAGATACACCAGATCGCAACTGGGCCTATCGTCTGGCCCAGCAGATGGGATACAAGGGCAGCCAGGCGGATGCAGATGTGCTGCAGTATCTAAGCAAGGCATCTGCACGGCAAATTGCTTCTGTTGATCAGGATGTCGTCACGCAGGATGAGATGCGTAGCTTTTATCTGTTCGCCTTTGGGCCTGTCGTGGAGCCATATGAGACTTCACATTGTGTGGTGCCAAAGCCACACAAAGATATGCTGACCAGTGCCTGGGGCAACAGAATTCCTGTTATCGTAGGCGGCAACTCTTTTGAGGGTCTGTTCTCTTATCAGCTCGTGCGCAACGATCCGTGGGTCATGACTCACTTTGATAACATAATACCGAATGAAGTGAGCGAAGCTTGCACACcggagcaactgcagcagctaGTGCGTCGGCTGAAGCAGGTATACTTTGGAGATGAGCAGCGGGAACGCATGGAGCTGCTTGAAGCCCTTTATATATTCTCGCACAGACAAATCTGGCATGACCTTCATCGAATGGTGATGGCAAGACTCAGCTATGCGCCATCAGCAACGTATTTGTACCGCTTTGACTTCGATTCTTCGCACTTCAATCAGTTTCGATGGCTCGTCTGTGGCAATCGGGTGCGAGGGGTTTCCCATGCTGACGAGCTCTCCTATCTATTCTATAATGTGCTGGCCACTAAACTGAACAAATCGTCAGAAGAATATATCACAATCGAGCGAATGGTGGCCATGTGGACGGCTTTTGCTGCCAATAGTGATCCCAATTGCTATGTCACAGATTCGGCCAAGTGGTCTAAAGTGGATCCAACTTCGAATGGAGCTCACAATTGCTACAATATCAGCAATGATATGGAAATGATGGCACTGCCTGAGGCCAAAGCGTTAGCGGTCTGGGATACTTTCTATGAACGAGAGTCCCTTTACTAA
- the LOC133838870 gene encoding esterase B1 isoform X1, with protein MSSPKPETTVKTKSGTITGSQCTSIYGDDYISFECIPYAQPPLGALRFKAPVPVHPWKKTLMCRQKGEKPLQFNQYTKQLEGIENCLYLNVYVKSMKTEKPLPLIVFFFGGGFEKGDSSRDLHSPDYFMMRDVVVATVSYRVGPLGFLSLENPAAGVPGNAGLKDQLLAMKWITQNATSFNADPANVTAFGESAGAASVHYLMLNPNAAGLFHKAIMQSGNALCSWSLCPIPNLGRRLAENLGMKHVQQASDTKVLEFLQSVPGDKLVTPYLLSQAENLDDCVFQFGPVVEPYSSEDCVLLKPPIELVETAWGNSIPVLMSGTSFEGLLMYARVQMAPYLLTSLKGQPQHMLPLELKRSLPQALALTLGKRLKLLHFGDRPMDLQKDSVVAYCEYASYKVFWHPIMRTIKARLRASAAPTYLYRFDFDSSTFNHQRRKYCGDQLRGVAHIDDHSYIWYGDFSWKLDKHTAEFQTIERMIDILTTFAATSNPNCGSVQSSLPKNSHWPPLSKKFIVCLNISEEMKIIDLPEINKLKVWDSVYKAQA; from the exons ATGAGCAG CCCAAAGCCTGAAACCACCGTAAAGACCAAAAGTGGCACCATCACTGGCAGCCAGTGTACTAGCATCTATGGCGATGATTATATCAGCTTTGAGTGCATTCCATATGCACAACCTCCGCTGGGAGCACTCAGGTTCAAAGCCCCGGTGCCAGTGCATCCCTGGAAGAAGACGCTGATGTGCCGACAAAAAGGCGAGAAACCACTGCAATTTAATCAATACACAAAACAGCTGGAGGGCATAGAAAACTGCCTGTATCTAAATGTGTACGTCAAGTCT ATGAAGACGGAAAAACCTTTGCCGTTGATTGTGTTCTTCTTTGGCGGCGGCTTTGAAAAGGGCGATTCCTCACGAGACTTGCACAGTCCGGACTATTTTATGATGCGcgatgtcgttgtcgctaCGGTGTCGTATCGTGTGGGTCCTTTAGGCTTTCTCAGCCTTGAGAATCCAGCTGCCGGTGTCCCTGGCAATGCTGGTCTAAAGGATCAACTTCTTGCAATGAAATGGATTACGCAGAATGCAACCAGTTTCAATGCAGATCCCGCGAATGTAACCGCATTTGGCGAGAGTGCTGGCGCCGCCTCGGTGCACTATCTAATGCTAAATCCCAATGCAGCTGGACTCTTTCATAAGGCCATCATGCAGTCTGGAAATGCGCTGTGTTCCTGGTCTCTGTGTCCAATACCCAATTTGGGTCGGCGTCTCGCTGAGAACTTGGGAATGAAGCATGTGCAACAGGCATCGGACACAAAAGTGTTGGAATTTCTGCAGAGCGTGCCTGGTGACAAACTAGTGACACCGTATCTGCTCAGTCAAGCCGAAAACCTCGACGATTGTGTCTTCCAGTTTGGCCCTGTGGTTGAACCTTATAGCAGCGAGGACTGCGTGCTGCTCAAGCCTCCCATTGAATTGGTGGAAACAGCTTGGGGCAATAGCATTCCAGTTCTAATGAGTGGCACCTCGTTTGAGGGTCTCCTTATGTACGCCCGCGTCCAAATGGCGCCTTATCTGCTCACCAGTCTCAAAGGTCAACCGCAGCATATGTTGCCACTGGAACTGAAGCGTTCGTTGCCCCAGGCATTAGCGCTAACGCTAGGCAAACGGCTGAAGCTTCTGCACTTTGGAGACAGGCCCATGGATTTACAAAAAGACAGCGTCGTTGCTTATTGTGAG TATGCCAGTTACAAGGTCTTTTGGCATCCTATTATGCGGACTATCAAGGCACGTCTTCGAGCGTCTGCGGCACCCACATATCTATATCGCTTCGACTTTGATTCATCCACATTCAATCATCAGAGACGCAAGTATTGCGGTGATCAATTGCGCGGAGTGGCCCACATTGATGATCATTCTTATATTTGGTACGGCGATTTCTCGTGGAAATTGGACAAACATACAGCCGAGTTTCAAACCATTGAACGTATGATTGATATTCTAACTACATTTGCGGCCACATCAAATCCAAATTGCGGTAGTGTTCAATCGAGTTTACCCAAGAACAGCCATTGGCCACCGTTGTCTAAGAAGTTCATTGTCTGCCTTAATATTTCGGAGGAAATGAAAATCATCGATCTCCCCGAGATCAACAAGCTAAAGGTCTGGGATAGTGTTTACAAAGCTCAGGCATAA
- the LOC133838870 gene encoding esterase B1 isoform X2, with amino-acid sequence MKTEKPLPLIVFFFGGGFEKGDSSRDLHSPDYFMMRDVVVATVSYRVGPLGFLSLENPAAGVPGNAGLKDQLLAMKWITQNATSFNADPANVTAFGESAGAASVHYLMLNPNAAGLFHKAIMQSGNALCSWSLCPIPNLGRRLAENLGMKHVQQASDTKVLEFLQSVPGDKLVTPYLLSQAENLDDCVFQFGPVVEPYSSEDCVLLKPPIELVETAWGNSIPVLMSGTSFEGLLMYARVQMAPYLLTSLKGQPQHMLPLELKRSLPQALALTLGKRLKLLHFGDRPMDLQKDSVVAYCEYASYKVFWHPIMRTIKARLRASAAPTYLYRFDFDSSTFNHQRRKYCGDQLRGVAHIDDHSYIWYGDFSWKLDKHTAEFQTIERMIDILTTFAATSNPNCGSVQSSLPKNSHWPPLSKKFIVCLNISEEMKIIDLPEINKLKVWDSVYKAQA; translated from the exons ATGAAGACGGAAAAACCTTTGCCGTTGATTGTGTTCTTCTTTGGCGGCGGCTTTGAAAAGGGCGATTCCTCACGAGACTTGCACAGTCCGGACTATTTTATGATGCGcgatgtcgttgtcgctaCGGTGTCGTATCGTGTGGGTCCTTTAGGCTTTCTCAGCCTTGAGAATCCAGCTGCCGGTGTCCCTGGCAATGCTGGTCTAAAGGATCAACTTCTTGCAATGAAATGGATTACGCAGAATGCAACCAGTTTCAATGCAGATCCCGCGAATGTAACCGCATTTGGCGAGAGTGCTGGCGCCGCCTCGGTGCACTATCTAATGCTAAATCCCAATGCAGCTGGACTCTTTCATAAGGCCATCATGCAGTCTGGAAATGCGCTGTGTTCCTGGTCTCTGTGTCCAATACCCAATTTGGGTCGGCGTCTCGCTGAGAACTTGGGAATGAAGCATGTGCAACAGGCATCGGACACAAAAGTGTTGGAATTTCTGCAGAGCGTGCCTGGTGACAAACTAGTGACACCGTATCTGCTCAGTCAAGCCGAAAACCTCGACGATTGTGTCTTCCAGTTTGGCCCTGTGGTTGAACCTTATAGCAGCGAGGACTGCGTGCTGCTCAAGCCTCCCATTGAATTGGTGGAAACAGCTTGGGGCAATAGCATTCCAGTTCTAATGAGTGGCACCTCGTTTGAGGGTCTCCTTATGTACGCCCGCGTCCAAATGGCGCCTTATCTGCTCACCAGTCTCAAAGGTCAACCGCAGCATATGTTGCCACTGGAACTGAAGCGTTCGTTGCCCCAGGCATTAGCGCTAACGCTAGGCAAACGGCTGAAGCTTCTGCACTTTGGAGACAGGCCCATGGATTTACAAAAAGACAGCGTCGTTGCTTATTGTGAG TATGCCAGTTACAAGGTCTTTTGGCATCCTATTATGCGGACTATCAAGGCACGTCTTCGAGCGTCTGCGGCACCCACATATCTATATCGCTTCGACTTTGATTCATCCACATTCAATCATCAGAGACGCAAGTATTGCGGTGATCAATTGCGCGGAGTGGCCCACATTGATGATCATTCTTATATTTGGTACGGCGATTTCTCGTGGAAATTGGACAAACATACAGCCGAGTTTCAAACCATTGAACGTATGATTGATATTCTAACTACATTTGCGGCCACATCAAATCCAAATTGCGGTAGTGTTCAATCGAGTTTACCCAAGAACAGCCATTGGCCACCGTTGTCTAAGAAGTTCATTGTCTGCCTTAATATTTCGGAGGAAATGAAAATCATCGATCTCCCCGAGATCAACAAGCTAAAGGTCTGGGATAGTGTTTACAAAGCTCAGGCATAA
- the LOC133836664 gene encoding LOW QUALITY PROTEIN: uncharacterized protein LOC133836664 (The sequence of the model RefSeq protein was modified relative to this genomic sequence to represent the inferred CDS: deleted 1 base in 1 codon): MTTDYKETSPVVKTTHGLIRGALVKSIYDDPYYLFDGIPYAKPPLGDLRFQEPQDVAPWEGVLDCLKPREKCLQVDKMTLEIEGSEDCLYLNVAAKRLKSEKTLPLMVYIYGGAFHRGDATRRLWSPEYLMREDVVYISIGFRTGPFGFLSFADPAVGIPGNAGLKDCILALKWIHANAGIFNGDVNNITLFGHSSGSMMCQLLSVSPQAAGLFHKYILLAGFSHEMNRLPNIEYRVAQQCGYQGKNIDAQVYEFIKNADPNQLARANILVDEEKIHSSSVVTCTPNVEHYETPNAVILEEPLILQRTAWSNDLPLLVGTTTGEGLGLSPSVVELCKKQPWVLLPRTLIFHADSEQRIQLGKTQLEYLCKTSLDEISDAHFKTLCDICTQNLMHGLHRLLNARLTYGQAENYLYRFDVESPDFNFARLRYNGKFGAYHAEELSYLFKLPAAFKLDESRSEYSIIFRMVAMFTEFARRSNPNALLTKPQVEWKPIVSKEGQRMCLNISDKLDCLPQPELHNLQFYDKLFEQARVELILETYEISLPQGQIKGTKRSTLYDDEYYSFERLPFGKPPLGELRFKAPQPADPWTGVLDCTHYGEKPVQKAMLTGTIDGGEDCLYLNVYAKQLKTKKPLPVMVYIFGGAFTIGEATRELYGPDYFMTKDVILVTLNYRVDCFGFLSLKDPSLDVPGNAGLKDQVLALKWVKKYISYFNGDADNITIFGESAGGCSTHYMMCTEQTRGLFHKAIVMSGSLLNYWSDTPPADFAYRLAKFHGYEGDNVDRQVLDYLRGVEPYKLVNHNLVTPEERRNGFLYPFGPTVEPYVTADCVVPKSQLEMVRDAWSNELPAMLGGVSFEGLFMYPALKANPKSMDTLPQDPHRITPYDVRLVNSDEQILKFSDKLIKLYFGDKTPSSKHLMTFLDYYSHKIFWHGMHRTLKARLAYSKAPTYYYRFDFDSPDFNFYRKKFCGDDIKSGVSHADELSYLFRNSQSWKLEKTSGEYLTIQRVVGMWASFASNSNPNCEEIKHLIWEPSTKDQLQRVINISNEVTIIDLPEYENLLVWDTLYKPEALF, encoded by the exons ATGACTACAGACTA CAAGGAAACGTCACCAGTTGTCAAAACAACGCACGGACTTATCAGGGGCGCTCTAGTGAAGTCCATCTATGATGAtccatattatttatttgatggtATACCGTATGCCAAACCACCTTTGGGTGACCTGCGTTTCCAAGAGCCACAGGATGTGGCGCCCTGGGAAGGTGTACTTGACTGCTTGAAGCCTAGGGAAAAGTGTCTGCAGGTAGACAAAATGACCTTGGAAATTGAAGGCTCTGAGGACTGTCTATATCTGAATGTAGCTGCTAAAAGA ttgaaaagtgaaaagactTTGCCGCTGATGGTATACATTTATGGAGGAGCCTTCCACCGAGGAGATGCAACACGACGCTTGTGGTCGCCGGAGTACCTGATGCGCGAAGACGTTGTCTACATCAGCATTGGCTTTCGAACTGGACCCTTTG GATTTTTGAGTTTTGCGGATCCTGCTGTTGGAATTCCCGGCAATGCTGGCTTAAAAGATTGCATTCTTGCCCTCAAGTGGATACACGCTAACGCAGGTATCTTCAATGGTGATGTGAACAATATAACACTCTTTGGCCACAGTTCTGGAAGCATGATGTGCCAACTGTTGTCCGTCAGTCCACAGGCAGCGGGTCTATTCCACAAGTACATTCTCTTGGCTGGATTTTCGCATGAAATGAATCGCTTACCCAATATTGAGTATCGAGTGGCGCAGCAATGTGGCTACCAAGGCAAAAATATTGATGCACAAGTTTATGAGTTCATCAAAAATGCTGATCCCAATCAGCTGGCTCGGGCAAACATTCTGGTGGATGAGGAGAAAATTCACAGCTCCTCTGTAGTCACATGTACACCGAATGTAGAGCACTATGAAACGCCCAATGCTGTGATACTTGAAGAGCCTCTGATACTACAGCGTACAGCTTGGAGTAATGACTTGCCTCTATTGGTTGGCACCACCACTGGAGAAGGTCTCGGACTTAGTCCCAGCGTCGTTGAGTTGTGTAAGAAGCAACCTTGGGTACTGCTGCCCAGAACACTTATATTTCACGCTGATTCCGAACAACGCATTCAACTGGGAAAAACACAATTGGAATATTTATGCAAGACGAGCCTTGATGAAATAAGTGACGCCCACTTTAAAACACTTTGCGATATATGCACACAGAATCTAATGCATGGCCTGCATCGTCTGCTTAATGCTCGCCTGACTTATGGTCAAGCTGAGAATTATTTGTATCGCTTCGATGTCGAATcacctgattttaattttgcacgCTTACGCTATAATGGCAAGTTTGGAGCTTATCATGCGGAAGAATTAAGTTATCTCTTCAAGCTGCCAGCTGCTTTCAAATTGGATGAGTCGAGATCAGAATATTCAATCATTTTCCGAATGGTTGCCATGTTCACTGAGTTTGCTCGTCGCTCGAATCCAAATGCATTGCTCACCAAACCTCAAGTTGAATGGAAGCCGATTGTATCAAAGGAGGGACAAAGAATGTGTCTGAATATCAGTGACAAATTAGATTGTTTGCCACAGCCTGAGCTGCACAATCTACAGTTCTACGATAAATTGTTCGAGCAGGCAAGAGTGGAGTTAAT TCTGGAGACATATGAAATATCCCTGCCACAGGGTCAGATCAAAGGAACAAAGCGAAGCACTCTCTATGACGACGAGTACTATAGCTTCGAGCGCCTGCCATTTGGCAAACCGCCCCTGGGAGAGTTGCGTTTTAAAGCACCGCAACCGGCTGATCCATGGACTGGAGTTTTGGACTGTACCCATTATGGGGAGAAGCCGGTTCAGAAGGCCATGCTGACGGGTACCATTGATGGTGGTGAAGATTGCCTCTATCTAAATGTGTATGCCAAACAG cttaaaacaaaaaaaccccTCCCGGTGATGGTGTATATCTTCGGTGGTGCATTTACTATAGGAGAGGCTACACGGGAACTTTATGGGCCAGATTATTTTATGACCAAAGACGTGATTTTGGTAACGCTCAACTATCGTGTAGATTGTTTTG GTTTTCTGAGCCTAAAGGACCCGAGTTTGGATGTACCTGGTAATGCAGGCCTGAAGGATCAAGTGTTGGCTCTTAAATGggttaagaaatatatttcgtACTTTAACGGCGATGCCGACAACATTACTATCTTT GGAGAGAGCGCAGGAGGTTGCTCCACCCATTATATGATGTGCACGGAACAAACACGCGGACTTTTTCATAAGGCTATTGTGATGTCAGGCTCACTTCTTAACTATTGGTCCGACACTCCACCCGCAGACTTTGCGTATCGTCTGGCTAAGTTCCATGGCTACGAGGGCGACAATGTTGATCGCCAGGTGTTGGACTACTTGCGAGGTGTGGAGCCATATAAGCTGGTCAATCATAACTTGGTTACACCAGAAGAGCGTCGCAACGGATTTCTTTATCCGTTTGGACCCACTGTGGAGCCTTATGTGACTGCTGATTGTGTGGTGCCAAAGTCTCAGCTGGAGATGGTGCGCGATGCTTGGTCTAATGAGTTGCCTGCAATGCTAGGAGGCGTTTCCTTTGAGGGACTCTTCATGTATCCTGCCCTAAAGGCAAATCCTAAGAGTATGGATACCTTGCCTCAAGATCCGCATCGAATTACGCCTTATGATGTTCGTTTAGTCAACAGCGATGAACAAATTCTAAAGTTCAGCGACAagttaatcaaattatattttggaGATAAGACTCCTAGCTCCAAGCACTTAATGACTTTCCTGGAT TACTATTCACACAAAATCTTTTGGCATGGCATGCATCGCACTTTAAAGGCTCGTTTGGCCTACTCGAAGGCTCCAACCTATTACTATCGTTTTGACTTTGATTCGcctgattttaatttctatCGTAAAAAATTCTGTGGTGATGACATCAAGTCTGGAGTTTCCCATGCCGATGAGTTGAGTTATTTGTTTAGAAACTCACAATCTTGGAAATTGGAGAAAACATCGGGTGAGTATCTCACCATTCAACGCGTGGTGGGAATGTGGGCATCTTTTGCAAGCAACTCCAATCCAAATTGTGAGGAAATTAAGCATCTTATCTGGGAGCCGTCGACAAAGGACCAATTACAGCGTGTTATTAACATAAGCAATGAGGTTACGATTATCGATTTGCCAGAATATGAGAATCTTCTTGTTTGGGATACTTTGTATAAACCGGAGgcactattttaa